The Kineococcus rhizosphaerae sequence CAGCGCCCACTGCCGCAGCGCGTCCCGTCGCTGCGGGGTCGGGGTCGTGACGAGCCCGAGGGCGTCGGCGACGGCGCGGGTGTCGTGGTCGACGACCCACCCCAGACCGTGCTCGCGCACGACGTCGGCGCCGCTGCCGACGCCCGCGAACAGCACGGGCGTCCCGCAGGCCGTGGCCGCGAAGATCTTCGTCGGGGACATCAGGTCGTACCCCGTCCCGGGCACCAGGGAGGCGAGCGCCACGTCGGCGCCCGCGAGGAGGGCGGCGGCGCGTTCGGGCGCGACGGTGCCGGGCAGGTCCACCCCGGGCACGGCCAGCGCCCGCAGCCGCGCGACGTCGACGCCACCGCCGACCATCGTCAGCCGCGCGTCGGGGTGCTGCCGGGCGAAGAGCTCGAAGCCGCGCACGAGGACCTCGGCGCCCTGCCACTCGGACATGGTGCCGCTGTAGACGACGCGCAGACCCCGGGCGGCGGCGGGTCCCGCAGCGGGTCCGGCCGCGGGGTGAGTCGCGGGACGGAACACCTCGACGTCGACGCCGTTGCCGACGACGCGGACCCGCGCGGGGTCGACCCCACCGCGCACGACCTCGTCGGCCATGCCGGCGGTGACGGCCAGGACCCGGGCGGCGCCGCGCAGCGCGAGCTGCTCGGCGAGCTCGACGCCCTTGAGGACCGGCCGGGGGGCGCCCGCCGCGACGGCCCCCTGGGACCACACGTCCGGCAGGTAGGACACGTACGGGGTGCCGCGCAGCCGGGAGGTCAGGCGCGTGACGACACCGGTCGTGGGCGGGGGCTCGTGGACGACGACGTCGGGGCGGCGGCCGGTGAGCAGCCGCGCGGTCAGCGGGACGTCGAAGGACAGGTACGGCAGGTAGCCGCGCACGACGCCGTGGCCGTCGCGCAGGACCGGCGCGCGGCGGGTCCGGACGCCGGGGTCGTCGGGCACCGGGCGCCCGGTGGTGGTGAGCACCTCGACCTCGCAGCCGCGCGCGACGAGCGCGCGGGCGAGGGCACGCAGGCGGAACGGCGCGGCCCCCACGTCCGGCGGGTAGGTCCGCGTCGCGATGCGGACCAGCGTCGACACGATCGGTGACCCTACCCACCGGCCAGGTGATCATCGACGCGCCGCACCCGGCGCTCGCTCGTGCCGCGGCCGGTGGCGGGAGGAGAGGTAGTAGCACCAAGAGCTGATTGCCGCTCGTACCGGGCCCGCGAGTCCATGGAGCCGTCCGACAGACGACGAAGGGAACCTCTCGTGAAGCGCATCCTCCTCGTGGCCGGCGCGGCGACCGCCGCGGTCGTGCCCGCGGTCCTCGGCCTGACCGGCAACCCCGCTCTCAGCCGCAGCGTCCCGGTGCAGGTGCCGGCTGCGGTGGCGACGGCCCTGCCCCCCACCGCGACCGGTTCGGCCACCGCGACCGTCGACGACCACGGCGGGGACCGGGGCCGGGGTCGCGGCTCCGACGACGGCACCGCCGCCGACCACCGCACGACGCCCCGGCCCGTGTCCGTGCCGGCGTCCGTCCCCACCGCCGTCCCCACGTCCGTCCCCACGTCCGTCCCCACCGCTGCGCCGACCACGGACGACCACGGCGGCGACCGCCGGGGTCGCGGTTCCGACGACGGCACGACCGCCGACCACCGGATCACCGCCGCGGGCAGCACCGGGGGGAGCACCCCGAGGAGCACCGCCCCGGCCACCGCGGACGACCACGGCCGCCACGGCGGCGACGACCGGGGGGGCGACCGGGGGGGCGACCGGGGGGGCGACGACCGCGGCCACCGCGGCGGCGACGACCGCGGCGGCGACCGCTGATCCCCGCCGCCCGGGGCAGACTCGCAGGGTGGAGCACGTCAGCACGCCGCCGTGGCAGGTCCTGGCCGACGGCACGCCCCGGGCGGCGGCGGTCGAGGGCCTCAGCCGCCGGCGCCTCGTGACGCAGGTCGTCGCGACGGCCGTCGTCGTGCTCGTCGTCGTCGCGGGCGCGAGCCTGCTGCTGGCCCGGCAGATCGCCGAGCGCGAGGCGGTGAACGCGGCGGCGCAGGTCAGCGACCTGCTGGCCGAGTCCGTGGTCCAGGGCGTCCTCGAGGACGACCTGCTGTCCCCCGACCCGGCCGCGGCCGGACCCGCCCGCGCGCGCCTGGACGCGGTCGTGCGCGAGCGCGTCCTGACGACGGACGCGCTCGTGCGGGTCAAGCTGTGGGACGCCGGCGGGCGGGTCGTGTACTCCGACGAACCCCGCCTCGTCGGGCGGACGTTCGCGCTGGAGGACGAGGAGCTCGAGGCGCTGACCGAACCCCGCCTGGAGGCCGAGGTCACGGACCTGACCCGTCCCGAGAACGAGTTCGAACGCGGCCGCGGCAAGCTCCTGGAGGTCTACCGGCCGGTGTGGACGCCGGGCGCGCAGCCGCTGCTGTTCGAGACGTACACGCGCTACTCGCAGGTCACGACCCGCACGGGGCAGTTGTGGGGCAGTTTCGCGGGCCTGCTGGTGACGAGCCTGCTGCTGCTCGTCGTGCTCCTCGTCCCGCTCCTGCTGACGGTGCTGGACCGGCTGCGGCGCAGCCAGTCCCAGCGCGAGGCCCTGCTGCAGGACGCGGTGGGGGCCTCGGCCCTGGAGCGCCGGCGGATCGCGGCGACCCTGCACGACGGGGTCGTGCAGCAGCTCGTGGCGGCCTCGTACTCGGTGTCGGCGTCGGCGGCGCGAGCGGGCGGGGACCCCGAGCTGGCCGCACCGCTGGACCGGGCGGCGTCGGTCGTGCGCGACTCCATCGCGGGGCTGCGTTCGCTGCTGGTCGACATCTACCCCCCGAGCCTGTCCAGCGCGGGGCTGGCCGCGGCCGTGGGCGACCTGGCGGACTCGGTGCGCTCGCACGGGCTGGCCCTCGACCTGCGCCTGCCCGGTCCGGGGCTGCCCAGCGGCCTGGACGAGGCCGGGGAACGGCTGGTGTTCCAGGTGGCGCAGGAGACCGTGCGCAACGCCGTCCGGCACGCGCGGGCCACGACCGTCGGCGTCCACCTCGACTACGGGCCCGAAGGGGTCCGGCTGGAGGTGGCCGACGACGGGGTCGGCTTCGACGCCAGCACCCGGACCGGGGCCGCCGACGAGGGCCACTTCGGCCTGCGGCTGCTGCCCGACCTGGCCCGCCAGTCCGGTGCGCGGCTCCTGCTGGCCACGGCCCCCGGCGCGGGGACCCGATGGGCCCTGGAGGTGCGGACCTCGTGGACCAGGTGATCCGGGTGCTGGTCGTCGACGACCACCGGCTCGTGCGGGCCGGTCTGGTCGCGCTGCTGTCCGCCGAGGAGGACCTCGTCGTGGTCGGTGAGGCGTCCGACGGCGCCGAGGCCGTCGACGTCGCGACGGCGACGGCACCGGACGTCGTCCTCATGGACCTGTCGATGCCCGGGGTGGACGGGGTGAGCGCCACGGCCGCGGTGCTGGCCGTCCTGCCCTCGACGGCCGTCGTGGTCCTGACGTCGTTCATCGACCAGGCGCAGGTCCGCCGGGCCCTGGACGCCGGAGCCGTGGGGTACCTGCTGAAGGACGCCGAACCGCGCGACGTGCTGGCGGGGGTCCGCGCGGCGGCCGCCGGGCACGCCCCCCTGGACCCGCGGGTGACGCGGGCGCTGCTGCCCTCCCGGCGGGCTCAGGACCCGGCCGCCGGGCTCAGCGAGCGCGAGCGCGAGGTGCTGGGGCTCGTCGCGCAGGGACTGGCCAACAAGCAGATCGCGCGGACGCTGGGGATCAGCGAGCACACCGTCAAGGTGCACGTCGGGAAGGTGCTGCGCGTGCTCGGGGTCAGCGGCCGGACCGCGGCCGCGGTGTGGGCGCGGGAGAACCTCTAGGGTCGGCCCGTGAGCCGACGACGCCTCGACTTCGTCCTCGCCGTCGACTCCGGCGGCACGGGGACCCGGGTGGGCTGCTTCGCCCTCGACGGCCGCCTCCTGGCGAGCGCGACCGGTCCCGGCGGCGCCCACCAGCACGACGACACGGCCGCGGCGAACCTCACGGGCACGGTCGCGGCCGCCCTGGACGGGCTCGACCCCGCCGGCGCGCGGGCGTTCGCCGCCGGGGTCTCGGGGATCGCCCGCGCGGGGTCGAACCAGGGTGGTCTCACCGCGGACGAGGCCCGCGCGTTCTACCCGCTGCCGGATCTGGCGTGCCCGACGGTCTTCGTCAACGACGCGGTCGTCGCCCACCGCGGGGCGCTCGCGGGCCGGGCGGGCGTCGTCGTGGTCGCCGGGACGGGGTCGATGGTCCTGGCGATCGACGTCGACGGCCGGGAGGTCGAGAGCGGGCAGTTCCAGCACTACGCGGGCGGGGCGCGGCACGTCGTGTTCGACGCCGTGCACCGGTTGCTGACCGGACCGGCCGACCCCGCCGACGCCGGGCTGCGGGCCCGGGTCGAGGACCACTTCGGCGGCCCGGACCTGCGGACCCGGCTGCTGGCGCTGGCGGAGTCGGGGTACAACGACGTCAAGCGGCGCTACGGCGACCTGGCCCCGGCGGTGACCGCGCTCGCCGGCTCCTCCCCGGTCGCGGACCGGGCCCTGCGCAGCCTCGCCGACGCCACCGCCACCGGCGTCCTGCTGCTCGCGCCGCTGACGGGAGTCGACCCGGTGCCGGTGGGGTGCGTGGGCTCGCTCGCCGAGGACCCCGCGTTCCGGGTGCGGTTGGGCGACGCCCTCGCCGGCTCGCGCGCCGAGCTCGTCCCGACGCAGCTCGGCGCGCTGGGCGGTGCGGCCTTCACGGCCCTGCAGCTCGCGGGGGTGCGCGTGGATCCCGCTGTCCTCGACCGCCTGCGGACGGGCATGCTCGGAGCGTGACGACGCGCGGAGTCCTGCGGAGCTGGGCCGAGGAGGAGGGCTGGGGCGTCGTCGACAGCCCGCAGACCCCCGGCGGCTGCTGGGTGCACTGCTCGGCCCTCGCGGTGGGGGACGGTCCCCGCGTCGGTCAGGAGCTGGCCTTCACCTTCGAGGCGGTGCGGGACCAGGACGGCTACCGGTTCCGGGTCCTGCGCGCGTGGCCCGCCGACGGGCCCCCTCGCCGGACCCCGGGGACGACCGTCGTCGACGACCGCAGCGGCGCGTTCACCTCGACGCTGACCCTGTCGTTCGACGACGGGACCCCGGACACGACGACGCACTGGCCGCCCGAGCCCGAACCCGTCCTCGGCACGGTGACCGTCACGGTGTTCGCCCGGGAACCGGGCCGCAACGAGGTGCGGGTCGAGAGCGCGGGGACGCTGGACGAGGACCTGATCGACGCCGCCGTCGCGGAGCTGCGCAGGGTCCGCACCGAGCTGCCCTGACGGGACGGTTGCGTGCGCTGGCTCTGGCCCCACCGGCGGGAACGGTCCGGATCGGCCCGTTTCCCACGATGCACCGCGGGTGGAGCCAGAGCCGGCGCACACCTCAGGCGCCCGGGGCCCCCGTCAGGCCCGACAGCTCCGCCTGCACCGCGAAGTCCGGCACCCGCGCGACCACCTCGTCGAACGTCCCGACGTCGACGACCCGCCCGGCCTCCAGCAGCACCACGGCGTCGCAGTCGCGCACGGTCGCCAGGCGGTGGGCGACGACGAGGACCGTCACGTCGTCGTGCAGCCCCGCGACGGTGGCGGTCACGGCGGCCTCGGTGGAGGCGTCCAGCGCGGACGTCGCCTCGTCCAGGACGAGGACCGTCGGGTCGGTGTAGAGGGCGCGGGCGATCCCGAGCCGCTGCCGCTGCCCGCCCGACAGCCGCAGCCCCCGCTCCCCGACGGGGGTGGCGGTGCCCTGCGGCAGGCCCGCGACGACGTCGGTGAGCTGGGCCGCGTCGAGCACCTCGCGCACCCGCGCCACGTCGACGTCGGACGGGCGCCAGGACAGCGCGACGTTCGCGGCGACGTCGGCGTCGAGCAGCGCCACCTCCTGCGGGACGTAGCCGACGCGGCCGCGCCAGGCGGCCACGACGTCGGACAGTTCGTGGCCCCCGACCCGCACGTGGCCCGAGGAGGGTTCCAGCAGCCCGAGGACGACGTCCACGAGCGTCGACTTGCCCGACCCCGAGCGCCCCACGACGGCGACGCGCGCCCCCGCCGGGACGCGCAGCGAGACCCCGTCCAGGGCGGGCCGGTCGCTGCCGGGGTAGGTGAACGTCACGTCGTCGAGGACGATCTCGACGGCCCCCGCGGCCAGCCCCGCGGGGTCGACCGGGGCGAACTCGGGGCGGGTCGGGCCGGCGGCTCCGGTCTCCCGCAGGGCGTCGAGCACCTCGTGCGCGTTGGGTTCGTGGGCGTGCATGGTGGCGAACACCGACTGCAGCCGCGTCAGGCACGGCACGACGCGGAACCCGGCGACGGCGAACAGCCCGATCGCCGAGACGGCCTCGGTGACCCCCTGGGTGAGGACGGCGACCCCGCCGACGACGAGGAAGCCGCCCAGCAGCGCGGCCTCGAGCACGAACCGCGGCCCGACGGAGTAGAAGAACGCCATCCCGCGCGCCCGCGAGCTGCCGGCCCGGACCTCGCGCGCGACCCCGGCGAGCTGCTCGCCGCGCCCGCGCAGGGTGATCTCCTTGGTCGTCGCGAACGACTCCTGCACGAGGCGGATCGTGTCCACGCTGGCCGACGTCGCCAGCCGGCCCGCCGCCGCGGCGCGCTTGGCGATCACCGAGTACAGGAGCACGGCGACGAGCCCGAAGTAGACGGCGGCGACGATCGCGGTCTGCCACGCGGCGACGAGGACGACGACCCCGACCGCGACGAGGGAGGCGACCTCGGCGACCAGGCTGGAGAACGGCATGAGGAAGCCGTTGAACGCCTGGTTCAGCGACTCGTCGACCGTGCGGACCGCGCGCGCCGAGGAGGCCCGCAGCCGGTAGGCCCAGGACGCGGACAGGTAGGCGCGTACGAGCCGGTCGGCGACGTCGACCTCGTGCTCGGCGAACCGCACCACGCCCCAGCGCACGAGCGCGAGCTGCGTCAGGGACTTGACGACCAGCAGCAGGCTCGCGACGCAGATCAGGACGATGAGCTGCACCGTGGAGACGCGGTCGCCGAGGACCGGCAGGGCCAGGGCCAGCTGCCCGTTCCCGCTGACCGCGGCGGGCAGCAGCACCGCCAGCAACCCGAGGGCGGCCACGTCGAAGACGCTGAGCAGCGCCTGGGCGGTGCAGTAGACCGCCACGAACCGCGAGCTGCCGGCCGGCAGGAGCGAGAGCAGCGTGCGGACCGTCGACAGCAGGGACTTCACGCGCGTCATCCTCGCCGATGCACGACCCGGGTCGCGGGACCGGCCATGATGGACGGGCCGTGACGACCTCAGCCGACTCCCCCGCGCCCACCCCGCAGCGTCCCGCTCCGGGGTTCGACCACACGTGGGTCGTGGTGCCCCTGTTCTGCGAGGCGGCCGTCATCGGCGACGTCGTGCGCGGGCTGCGCACGACGTTCCGGCACGTCGTGTGCGTCGACGACGGCAGCAGCGACGCCTCGGCCGAGCAGGCCGAGGCCGCGGGCGCGGTCGTGGTCCGGCACGCCGTGAACCTCGGGCAGGGCGCGGCGCTGCAGACGGGGATCGCCTACGCCCTGCGCGACCCGCTGACCCGCTCGGTGGTGACGTTCGACGCCGACGGCCAGCACCGCGTCGAGGACGCCGCCGCCATGGTCGTGCGGTTGCACGCCGAGGACCTCGACGTCGTGTTCGGCACCCGCTTCCTCGACGGCCGGACGGAGCTGGACCCGTTGCGGCGGGTGGTGCTGCGCGCGGCCGTCGTCTACACGAACCGGACGACGGGCATGCGGCTGACCGACGCCCACAACGGTCTGCGGGTGTTCTCCCGGGCCGGGGCGGCGGCGCTGCGGATCCGGCACAACCGGATGGCGCACGCCAGCGAGATCGTCCACCAGGTGGGCCGCTCGGACCTGCGCTGGGCCGAGCAGCCCGTGCACGTCCTGTACACCGACTACTCGCGCTCCAAGGGCCAGTCGCTGCTGAACAGCGTCAACATCCTCGTCGAAACGCTGCTGGGCTAGGGGTCGTCGTGCTCGTCATCCAGGTCCTGCTCATCGCGGTCGTGCTCGTCGTCGGCGTGTTCCTCGTCCGCAGCACCGCGGGCGCCCGCCACCAGGCCGTGCGGCGGCTGCTGCTGGCGGCGCTCGTGGCGCTGGCGGTGGCCAGCATCCTCGTGCCGACCGCGGTGACGGCCGTCGCGAACGTCGTGGGCGTCGGGCGCGGCGCGGACCTGCTGCTGTACGGGCTGGTGATCGCGTTCCTGGGGTTCGTCGTGTCGTCCTACCGGCGCTCGAAGGCGCTGGAGGAGACCGTCACGCAGCTCGCGCGGCGCCTGGCGCTCGACGAGGCCGTGACACCGGAACAGGCCCGCCACCGCGAGGGTGACGGGCCTGCTCAGGAGGGCTGACGCGCGCCGTTGACGAGCGGCGCAGAGGGTTCGCGCGCCGGCCACGAGGCGGCGCGACGGGTCCGGCCGGGCCTCGACGCTCCGACGCAGTCGTGCGCGGCGAGGGCCGGGCGGGCCCGTCCCCTGCGCCGCTGAGGAGCGGCGCAGAGGACGCGCCGGCGACGAGGCGGCGCGACGGGGTCGACCGGGCCTCGACGCTCCGACGCAGTCGTGCGCGACGAGGGCCGGGCGGGCCCGTCCCCTGCGCCGCTGAGGAGCGGCGCAGAGGACGACGACCACTCAGCCGACGGCGGAGACGATCTGGTTGTACGCCGCGTCGGAGACCGAGTTCTGGTCGCCGAAGACGAGGACGTCCTCGATGGTCTTGCCGTTGGTCGCGGCGTCGGCCTTGATGACGTCGATGGCGCTCTTGGTGCTCGCGGGCAGCGAGTTCTTGGCCGTGAGCAGCATCGGGCCGCCGGCGTAGGCCAGCAGCGCCGACCCGGACAGGGCGTCGGGCCAGTTCTCGCCGGTCGCGACCCCGACGACGGTCGTGGAGTCCTTGAAGAAGGCGCTGGAGGTGAACTGCTTGGCCACCAGGGAGGCCGTCTCGTAGCGGTCGGGGCCGGCGAGCTCGGCCCAGCCGGTCTGGTACTTGCGCACGGCGGTCACCGCGACGCCGCCGACGGCGAGCTTGGTGTCGAAGGTGCGCGAGGAGAGGTAGCCCTGGGTGGTGGGGCCGAGGTTGGTGCCGTCGCTGAGCAGGACGGCCCCGATGCTGTGGTTGGAGTCGGTGTCGACGACGCCCATGAGGGCCCCGGCGGCCAGGCCGTCGGGGAAGTTCCAGGCGTTGACGACCGAGACGGTGCTGGCGCTGGGCAGCAGCTTGGCGATCTCGACGGCCGTGCCGAGGCGGTCGGCGCCGAACACGCGCCGGGTCGGGAAGCCGAGGGCCTTGACCGAGTCCTCGACGCCGCTGGACAGGGCGTTGCCGTCGCCGAGCAGGTACACGGTGCCGCCGGGCTTGAGGACGTCCTTGATCGCGGCGGCGACCTCGGGGTTCAGCGCCGTGCGGGACGTGAGCAGCAGCGGGCCGCCCTTGTCGGAGGCCAGCGGCGCGCCGGCGAGGGCGTCGGCGTAGGTGTCGGAGCGGGTGAGCACGACGGCGTCGGCCCGCTGCCCGGAGAAGGACTTCGAGGCGGCGATGGCCGTCCCGAAGCGGTCGGCGCCGTAGACGCGGCTGGCCTGGGCGGCCTTGAGGTCGACGCCCGGGGACGCGGTGGCGGGGCCGGCGGCGGCCACGAGGGCCGTGCTCAGCGCGAGGGCCGCGGTGAGGCCGAGGGTGCGGGGACGCAGGCGCATGGTGACCTTCCGGAGGGGACGTGCCGTGGCTCATGGTCTCGACCCCGAACGGCCGATGCTTGAGTCGCGGAGTGTCACGTGTTCAACCACCTGTGACCCTCCCGGCTCACCGGCACCCTACCCACACGCTCCACCGGCCGGTGTCGTCCGGACGGCAGAGCGTGTTCTCAGAGTGCGTGCGGGTCGCTACTGTGCGCTCCATGCGGATGACTGTCATCGGATGTGGGTACCTCGGCGCCGTCCATGCCGCGTGCATGGCCGAGCTGGGGCACGAGGTCATCGGGATCGACGTCGACCCTGAGAAGGTCGCGGCCCTGCAGGCCGCTCGCGCACCGTTCTACGAACCGGGGCTGCCCGAACTGCTCGAGCGCACCATGGCCACCGGCCGCCTGCGCTTCACCACCGACATGGCCGAGGCCGCCGGCTCGGCCGTGCACTTCGTCTGCGTCGGCACCCCGCAGAAGCGGGGCGAGTTCGCGGCCGACATGAAGTACGTCGACTCCGCCGTGGACAGCCTGCTGCCGCACGTGGCCGCCGGGGAGCTCGTCATCGGCAAGTCCACCGTGCCCGTCGGCACCGCGGCCCGGCTGGCCGCCAAGGTCGCCGACGCCGAGCCGGGTGCGGCGCTGGCCTGGAACCCCGAGTTCCTGCGCGAGGGCCACGCCGTGGAGGACACCCTGACCCCCGACCGCCTCGTCTACGGCGTGCCCGGCGGGCAGGGCACCACCGAGGGCAAGGCCGCCAAGGCCCTGCTCGACGAGGTCTACGCCACCCCGCTCAAGCGCGGGACGCCGCTGATCGTCACCGACTACCAGACCGCCGAGCTCGTCAAGGTCGCCGCGAACTCCTTCCTGGCCACCAAGATCTCGTTCATCAACGCGATGGCCGAGCTGTGCGAGAAGGTCAACGCCGACGTCACCCAGCTCGCCGACGCCATCGGCCACGACGACCGCATCGGCCGCAAGTTCCTCAACGCCGGGCTCGGCTTCGGCGGCGGCTGCCTGCCCAAGGACATCCGCGCGTTCATGGCCCGCGCCGGGGAGCTCGGCGCCGACCAGACCCTGACGTTCCTGCGCGAGGTCGACTCGATCAACATGCGCCGCCGCATCCGCATGGTGGACCTGGCCCGTGAGGTGTGCGACGGCTCCCTCATCGGCAAGCGGGTCGCCGTCCTGGGCGCCGCGTTCAAGCCGCTGTCGGACGACATCCGCGACTCCCCGGCGCTGAACGTGGCCGCGCAGATCCGCCTGCAGGGCGGTGACGTCGTGCTCACCGACCCGGCGGCCCTGGACAACGCGCGCAAGGCCGTGCCGGACATCTCCTACGCCGACACCGTCGAGGAGGCCGTCCGCGGCGCCGACGTGGTGCTGCTGCTGACGGAGTGGAAGGAGTACCGCGACCTGGAGCCGGCCACGATCTCGGGGCTGGTCAAGGAGAAGCGGATCCTCGACGGCCGCAACGCCCTGGACCCCGGCCGCTGGCGCGCCGCGGGCTGGACGTACCGCGCGCTGGGCCGTCCGCGCGCCTGACGCCCACCCGTCTGCGCCGACGCCCGGTCCCCTCGTGGGGCCGGGCGTCGACGCGTCCGGAGGGCGTGTGCAGGATCGACGCACTCATCAGCGGACACGCCGACGGGAATGGCCCTGCGCCCGGCGTGTCGAGGGATGAGCGCATCGATCCTGCTCGGCTGACCTGAGTCGTCACCGTAGGTGAGGCTAAGCTCACCTCGTGCCCCCTCCCCCGTCGCACCGCGCCCTGCCCCGCCGCCGGCTCCTGACGCTGCTCGCCGCCACGGCCGGCGCTCCGGCGCTCGTCGCGTGCGGTGGCGCCGCCGACCGCCCCGCGACGGCCGCAGCCCCGTCGGGCACCGGGTCACCCTCCGCCGCACCCTCCGCCGCGCCCCCGGACGGCACCTGGGTCACCCCCCGCGACCTGCCGGCCGGCTGGGGCAGCGGGCAGGCGGACGGCGTCTTCCCCCGCACCGTGACGCACGCGGCGGGGCGGACGACGATCGAGCGGGCCCCCGCGCGCGTCGTCGTCATCTCGACCGGCCAGCTGGACGCGGTCCTGACCCTGGGGCTCGTCCCCGTCGGCGCGACCGCCGGCGAGGGGGCCGAGGTGGTGCCCGCCTACCTCGCGGAGGCGTTCGGCGGGTCCGCGGCGGCGCTGGGGGCGATCACCGAGCTCGGCAGCCGCGTCGAGCCGAACCTGGAGGCCCTCGCCGCGCTCGCTCCCGACCTCGTGCTCGTCAACGCCGCCGGCAAGGACGCCGGGCCGTTGCAGCAGAAGCTGTCGGCGATCGCCCCCACCGTGGTCACGCGGGGGACGGGGCTGTACTGGAAGCAGGACTTCCAGCTGCTGGCGGACGCGCTGGGCCGGCGCGAGCAGGCCCGGGCCCGGCTGGTGGAGCACCAGGAGCGCGCGGCCGCGCTCGGGACCGCGCTCGGCGGCGCGCCGACCGTCTCGCTCCTGCGCAAGAACGGTGACCGGGTCCGCGTCTTCGGCGTCGCCTCGTTCAGCGGCTCGGTGGTCGAGGACGCGGGCTTGCCGCGCCCGCCGGGGCAGGGCTTCACCGACGACACCTCCCGCGACATCAGCCTGGAGGAACTCGCCCTCGTCGACGGCGACCACCTCTTCTACGCCGCCCAGGGCGGGGACGAGACCGAGCTCACCCGCCTGCCCCTGTGGCCCACCCTGCCCGTCGTCGCGGCGGGCCGGGCCGTCGAGGTCGACGACGACACGTTCTTCCTGAACACCGGCCCGACCGCCGCGCGCCGGGTGCTCGACCGGCTGGAGGCGGACCTGAGGACGTGAGCGCGACGCTCACCCCGTCCCGCGCCCGGCCCGTTCCCGGTAGGCGCTGGGGCTCAGTCCGTGCGCGCGGCGGAACCGGCGGGAGAAGTACAGGGGGTCGGCGAAACCCGCGGCCCGCGCGACGGCGGCGACGGGACGGGCGCTGACGTCGAGGAGCTCGGCCGCGAGGTCGAGGCGGCGGCGCTCGACGTGCCGCTGCGGCGGGACCCCGACCTGCTCGGCGAACACGTGCGCGAACCGGGACGGCGACATCCCCGCCACCTCGGCCAGCGCCGGCACGGACAGGTCCCCGTCGAGGTGGGTGTCGACGTGCTCGAGCACCCGCGCGACGACGGGGCCGACCCCGGAGGGCGCCTGCCGGGCGTCGGCGACGAGCAGCAGCGCGCGTTCGAGGCAGTTCATCGCCAGCCGGTCGGACACCGGCCGTCCGGTGCGGCGGTGGGCCAGGGCCTCGGCGAACGCGGTTCCCACCGCGTCCCGGTGGGTGGGCGGGACGCCGATGCGGTGCAGCCCCTCGCCCTCGAGCAGCGGTCGCCACTCCGGCCGGATGACGGCGTGCGCCCAGTGGAACTCCCAGTGGCGGGCACCGGCCCGCACCGCGTAGTCGTGCGGGACGGCCGGCGGGACGACGACGAGGTCCCCCGGCTCCGCGACGACCTCGCTCCGCCCCACCCGGAACCGTCCGCTGCCGGCCAGGGTCAGGGTGAGCATCCACTCCGGCCGTCCGCGCGGGCGCAGGACCCGGTACCCGGGGACCTCGTCGAAGCGCCCCAGCACGATCCGTCGCCCCGGGGCGGGCAACCCGTCGTCGGGGTCTACGCGCACAGCAGGATCTTCCAGGTCCTCGGCACGTCTGTCGATGGTAGACGCCCCGGTCGGCGAGCAGGCTGGCTCCATGAGCGACGACGCCGACAGCGCCTACGCCCGCGACGGGTACGTCCTGGTCCGCGGCCTGTTCTCCCGCGAGGAGGCGGCCGACTGGTACGCGCACGCGCACCACCTCGGCGCGACCCGGACCGCGGAGTTCGCCTCCGCGCAGGAGTTCGACCCCACCTCCGAGGACCCGCTGCGCCGCCGGCCGCGACTCCTGCAGCCGCACCTCGGCGACGAACGCAGCCGGCAGTTCCTGCTCGACCAGCGGCTGCGCCGGGCCCTGGTCCACCTGCTGGGCGAG is a genomic window containing:
- a CDS encoding glycosyltransferase family 4 protein, which encodes MSTLVRIATRTYPPDVGAAPFRLRALARALVARGCEVEVLTTTGRPVPDDPGVRTRRAPVLRDGHGVVRGYLPYLSFDVPLTARLLTGRRPDVVVHEPPPTTGVVTRLTSRLRGTPYVSYLPDVWSQGAVAAGAPRPVLKGVELAEQLALRGAARVLAVTAGMADEVVRGGVDPARVRVVGNGVDVEVFRPATHPAAGPAAGPAAARGLRVVYSGTMSEWQGAEVLVRGFELFARQHPDARLTMVGGGVDVARLRALAVPGVDLPGTVAPERAAALLAGADVALASLVPGTGYDLMSPTKIFAATACGTPVLFAGVGSGADVVREHGLGWVVDHDTRAVADALGLVTTPTPQRRDALRQWALAHGSLAAAAERAADAVLEAV
- a CDS encoding sensor histidine kinase, whose translation is MEHVSTPPWQVLADGTPRAAAVEGLSRRRLVTQVVATAVVVLVVVAGASLLLARQIAEREAVNAAAQVSDLLAESVVQGVLEDDLLSPDPAAAGPARARLDAVVRERVLTTDALVRVKLWDAGGRVVYSDEPRLVGRTFALEDEELEALTEPRLEAEVTDLTRPENEFERGRGKLLEVYRPVWTPGAQPLLFETYTRYSQVTTRTGQLWGSFAGLLVTSLLLLVVLLVPLLLTVLDRLRRSQSQREALLQDAVGASALERRRIAATLHDGVVQQLVAASYSVSASAARAGGDPELAAPLDRAASVVRDSIAGLRSLLVDIYPPSLSSAGLAAAVGDLADSVRSHGLALDLRLPGPGLPSGLDEAGERLVFQVAQETVRNAVRHARATTVGVHLDYGPEGVRLEVADDGVGFDASTRTGAADEGHFGLRLLPDLARQSGARLLLATAPGAGTRWALEVRTSWTR
- a CDS encoding response regulator — translated: MDQVIRVLVVDDHRLVRAGLVALLSAEEDLVVVGEASDGAEAVDVATATAPDVVLMDLSMPGVDGVSATAAVLAVLPSTAVVVLTSFIDQAQVRRALDAGAVGYLLKDAEPRDVLAGVRAAAAGHAPLDPRVTRALLPSRRAQDPAAGLSEREREVLGLVAQGLANKQIARTLGISEHTVKVHVGKVLRVLGVSGRTAAAVWARENL
- a CDS encoding BadF/BadG/BcrA/BcrD ATPase family protein, whose protein sequence is MSRRRLDFVLAVDSGGTGTRVGCFALDGRLLASATGPGGAHQHDDTAAANLTGTVAAALDGLDPAGARAFAAGVSGIARAGSNQGGLTADEARAFYPLPDLACPTVFVNDAVVAHRGALAGRAGVVVVAGTGSMVLAIDVDGREVESGQFQHYAGGARHVVFDAVHRLLTGPADPADAGLRARVEDHFGGPDLRTRLLALAESGYNDVKRRYGDLAPAVTALAGSSPVADRALRSLADATATGVLLLAPLTGVDPVPVGCVGSLAEDPAFRVRLGDALAGSRAELVPTQLGALGGAAFTALQLAGVRVDPAVLDRLRTGMLGA
- a CDS encoding ABC transporter ATP-binding protein, with amino-acid sequence MKSLLSTVRTLLSLLPAGSSRFVAVYCTAQALLSVFDVAALGLLAVLLPAAVSGNGQLALALPVLGDRVSTVQLIVLICVASLLLVVKSLTQLALVRWGVVRFAEHEVDVADRLVRAYLSASWAYRLRASSARAVRTVDESLNQAFNGFLMPFSSLVAEVASLVAVGVVVLVAAWQTAIVAAVYFGLVAVLLYSVIAKRAAAAGRLATSASVDTIRLVQESFATTKEITLRGRGEQLAGVAREVRAGSSRARGMAFFYSVGPRFVLEAALLGGFLVVGGVAVLTQGVTEAVSAIGLFAVAGFRVVPCLTRLQSVFATMHAHEPNAHEVLDALRETGAAGPTRPEFAPVDPAGLAAGAVEIVLDDVTFTYPGSDRPALDGVSLRVPAGARVAVVGRSGSGKSTLVDVVLGLLEPSSGHVRVGGHELSDVVAAWRGRVGYVPQEVALLDADVAANVALSWRPSDVDVARVREVLDAAQLTDVVAGLPQGTATPVGERGLRLSGGQRQRLGIARALYTDPTVLVLDEATSALDASTEAAVTATVAGLHDDVTVLVVAHRLATVRDCDAVVLLEAGRVVDVGTFDEVVARVPDFAVQAELSGLTGAPGA